A genomic window from Lotus japonicus ecotype B-129 chromosome 1, LjGifu_v1.2 includes:
- the LOC130747843 gene encoding putative F-box/FBD/LRR-repeat protein At1g66300: MSNSMDEILMNSETENEENKDRLSDLPDSILLHILSFMNAVLAVRTCILSTRWKDLWKRLPTLIFHSQDFLSSQSSYVFQYRFLTGRDDSTALQDLDLKYIDSESMGPIQPQVIVRMVYYAVSHNVQRLGIYSESSFFGLLAVLPCIFTCHTLTSLKLILGPDVPRNDTVSYLFPESMNLPALTTLHLRNFTFGSSSNGRADPFSGLNRLKSLIIDQCNLKDTRILCITSMTLVSLTLHNHRPCSPRHNYYKAELCTPCLHRFACTECPSHYLYGSGLSSVKEVNIGADLCMYNSEPPRILLSWLRDLLNITSLTVTKRTLQVLFLVPDLLKIKLPSLANLKRLKVVMMKNRERAAS; encoded by the exons ATGTCAAATTCAATGGATGAGATATTGATGAATAGTGAGACTGAAAATGAAGAGAACAAAGACAGGCTCAGCGATTTGCCCGATTCCATTCTCCTTCACATTTTGTCATTCATGAATGCCGTATTAGCCGTTCGAACTTGCATTTTATCCACAAGATGGAAGGATCTCTGGAAACGCCTTCCAACCCTTATTTTTCATTCACAAGACTTTTTGTCATCGCAGAGTTCCTATGTATTCCAATATAGGTTTTTGACTGGTCGCGATGACTCAACCGCGCTGCAAGATCTTGATCTTAAGTATATTGATTCTGAGAGTATGGGTCCCATTCAGCCTCAGGTCATTGTAAGGATGGTATACTATGCTGTTTCGCACAATGTCCAGCGATTAGGAATCTATAGCGAATCCAGCTTTTTCGGCCTCCTGGCTGTGCTGCCTTGCATTTTCACATGCCATACTTTAACATCTCTTAAGCTCATACTTGGTCCTGATGTTCCGCGTAATGATACTGTTAGCTATTTATTCCCTGAATCTATGAATCTTCCCGCATTAACCACCTTGCATCTGCGAAATTTCACCTTTGGCTCAAGCAGCAATGGTCGTGCTGACCCATTTTCGGGGCTTAACAGGTTGAAAAGTTTGATCATTGACCAATGTAACCTAAAGGATACACGGATCCTCTGCATAACAAGCATGACGCTTGTCAGTTTAACTCTGCATAATCATCGTCCTTGTTCTCCTCGACATAACTACTACAAAGCTGAGCTATGCACACCATGTCTTCATAGGTTTGCTTGCACGGAGTGTCCTTCTCATTACCTCTATGGGAGCGGTCTTTCTTCAGTTAAGGAAGTGAACATTGGTGCAGATTTGTGCATGTATAACTCAGAGCCTCCTCGGATTCTACTTAGCTGGCTGCGGGATCTTCTTAATATAACTTCATTGACTGTCACTAAAAGAACTCTTCAG GTTCTTTTCTTAGTTCCTGACTTATTGAAGATTAAGCTCCCTTCATTGGCTAACTTGAAGAGATTGAAAGTGGTGATGATGAAAAATAGAGAGAGAGCAGccagttga
- the LOC130732108 gene encoding F-box protein At4g22280-like has product MSNSMDEMLIPPDAKRGRKTEAEIEDNIDRLSDLHDCILLHILSFLKAKYAVRTCMLSKRWKNLWKCLPSLTLHSSDFDTFTFFTKFVSTILTRHDGKTALQALDFERPGLVQSPLIKRIVNYAVSRNVHRLGLCVKCDMQHLLPCIFTCHTLTSLKLIVYPKGYSSDLTLFPKSLNLPALTTLHLWKFTFCSSGNDRCDPFSAFKRLKSLIIDRCNLKDAQTLYISSMTLVSLALLDPPSQTFYNVELSTPCLHRLACTGSPTLHLGGSSLSSVQEVDIDADVYSYSPVPPLNLLSWLQDLVNIRSLTVSTNTLQVLFLVPGLLKFKFPSLANMKRLKIKREPLSEELKMIKIVMINSEREATKLRKEADLLWKTRRALTAPLPDGIVDFLIQNSPSAEVEIIDRVW; this is encoded by the exons ATGTCTAATTCAATGGATGAGATGTTGATTCCACCGGATGCGAAGAGAGGAAGAAAAACTGAGGCTGAAATTGAAGACAACATAGACAGGCTCAGTGACTTGCATGATTGTATTCTCCTTCACATTTTGTCATTTCTGAAAGCCAAATACGCAGTTCGAACTTGCATGTTATCCAAAAGATGGAAGAATCTATGGAAATGCCTTCCAAGTCTCACATTACATTCCTCAGATTTTGACACTTTCACGTTTTTCACCAAATTTGTGTCTACCATTTTGACCCGTCATGATGGCAAAACTGCGCTGCAGGCTCTCGATTTTGAGCGTCCTGGTCTCGTCCAGTCTCCCCTCATCAAAAGAATAGTAAACTATGCCGTTTCACGCAATGTCCATCGATTAGGATTATGCGTCAAATGTGACATGCAGCACCTGCTACCTTGCATTTTCACATGCCATACTTTAACATCTCTTAAGCTCATAGTTTACCCTAAAGGTTACAGTAGCGATCTCACTTTATTCCCCAAATCTCTGAATTTGCCAGCATTAACCACCTTGCATCTGTGGAAGTTCACCTTTTGCTCAAGCGGCAACGACCGTTGCGACCCATTTTCAGCATTTAAGAGGTTGAAGAGTTTGATCATAGACCGTTGCAATCTAAAGGATGCACAAACCCTCTACATATCAAGCATGACGCTTGTCAGTTTAGCTCTGCTTGATCCTCCCTCTCAGACCTTCTACAATGTTGAGCTATCCACACCTTGTCTTCATAGGCTTGCTTGCACTGGTTCTCCTACTCTGCACCTCGGTGGGAGCAGTCTTTCTTCTGTTCAGGAAGTAGATATTGATGCAGATGTGTACTCATATTCCCCTGTACCTCCTTTGAACCTACTTAGCTGGCTTCAAGATCTTGTTAATATAAGATCATTGACTGTTTCTACAAACACTCTTCAG GTTCTTTTCTTAGTTCCTGGTTTATTAAAGTTTAAGTTCCCTTCATTGGCTAACATGAAGAgattgaaaataaaaagggaACCACTTTCAGAAGAGCTGAAAATGATAAAGATAGTTATGATAAACAGCGAGAGAGAAGCTACCAAGTTACGGAAAGAAGCTGACTTGCTATGGAAAACAAGACGGGCGCTAACTGCACCTTTGCCTGATGGAATAGTTGactttttgattcaaaattcACCATCAGCAGAAGTTGAAATCATAGATCGCGTATGGTGA
- the LOC130719090 gene encoding F-box protein At4g22280-like: protein MSNSMDEMLIPPNAKRGRNSETETEIEDNKDRLSDLHDCILLHILSFLSAKYAVRTCMLSKRWKDLWKRLPNLILLSSDFDTFKFFTKFVSTILTRRDGKTALHTLEFERVGSIQSPLIKRIVNYAVSRNVQRLGIDVEFDMQHLLPCIFTCHTLTSLKLIVYPKGYSRGSTLLPESLNLPALTTLHLGKFTFCSSGNNRADPFSAFKRLKSLIIDRCDLKDAETLYISSLTLVSLALLDPPSQTFYKVELSTPCLHRLACTGSPSLYLDDSGLSSVQEVDIDIDMYSYSPVPPLILLCWLQGFVNVRSLTVSTNTLQVLSLVPGLLKYKLPSLTNMKRLKIKREPLSEDLKMIKIVMINREREATESRKEAAKLRKEADLLWKNRRTLTAPLPDGIVDFLIQNSPSAEVEIIDCLC, encoded by the exons ATGTCTAATTCAATGGATGAGATGTTGATTCCGCCGAATGCGAAGAGAGGAAGAAACAGTGAGACTGAGACTGAAATTGAAGACAACAAAGACAGGCTCAGTGACTTGCATGATTGCATTCTCCTTCACATTTTGTCATTTCTGAGCGCCAAATACGCAGTTCGAACATGCATGTTATCCAAAAGATGGAAGGATCTCTGGAAACGCCTTCCGAACCTTATTTTACTCTCCTCAGATTTTGACACATTCAAGTTTTTCACCAAATTTGTGTCTACCATTTTGACCCGTCGTGATGGCAAAACTGCGCTGCACACTCTCGAATTTGAGCGTGTTGGTTCCATCCAGTCTCCCCTCATCAAAAGAATAGTAAACTATGCTGTTTCCCGCAATGTCCAGCGATTAGGAATTGATGTCGAATTTGACATGCAACACCTGCTACCTTGCATTTTCACATGCCATACTTTAACATCTCTTAAACTCATTGTGTACCCGAAAGGTTACAGTAGGGGTAGCACTTTATTGCCTGAGTCTTTGAATTTGCCAGCTTTAACCACCTTGCATCTGGGGAAGTTCACCTTTTGCTCAAGCGGTAACAACCGTGCCGACCCATTTTCAGCATTTAAGAGGTTGAAGAGTTTGATCATTGACCGTTGCGATCTAAAGGATGCAGAAACCCTCTACATATCAAGCTTGACGCTTGTCAGTTTAGCTTTGCTTGATCCTCCCTCTCAGACCTTCTACAAAGTTGAGCTGTCCACACCATGTCTTCATAGGCTTGCTTGCACGGGTTCTCCTTCTCTGTACCTCGATGATAGCGGTCTTTCTTCTGTTCAGGAAGTAGATATTGATATAGATATGTACTCATATTCCCCTGTACCTCCTTTGATCCTACTTTGCTGGCTTCAAGGTTTTGTTAATGTAAGATCATTGACTGTTTCTACAAACACTCTTCAG GTTCTTTCCTTAGTTCCTGGTTTATTAAAGTATAAGCTCCCTTCATTGACTAACATGAAGAgattgaaaataaaaagggaACCTCTTTCAGAAGACCTGAAAATGATAAAGATAGTTATGATaaacagagagagagaagcCACTGAGTCGCGGAAAGAAGCTGCCAAGTTACGGAAAGAAGCTGACTTGTTATGGAAAAACAGACGGACGCTAACTGCACCTTTGCCTGATGGAATAGTGGactttttgattcaaaattcACCATCAGCAGAAGTTGAAATCATAGATTGCTTATGTTGA